Within the Maniola hyperantus chromosome 7, iAphHyp1.2, whole genome shotgun sequence genome, the region CCTTTGGCAGTCTTGTAATCCCAGATGCTCCAACTCCGGAGTACCTCTCGCTTCCCCTCCGCCGCAGAGATGAGCTATCCCATCATCGTTGACGTGCCAGCACGATCTCAAGTTCAAACGGCGCAGCTTTCGCAAGCCCCAAGCGATCAGAAGCAGTCCAGTGTCGGTGACGTTGCAACATCCCCCGAGTTCCAACTCTTCCAAGTTTTTCAGTGACTGCGCTATTCTACCGAGTGAAGAGTCTGTAACCTGCTTACACAGCGAGAGGTCTAACCGTCGAAGCGCCGGCAGTTCAGCTGCAAAAGCACTCGCTAGAGCCGCATCAGTTACACTGTAACAACCGCTCAAGGAGAGAGATTCTAGTCCCGGTAGAGCGGCAACCGCGTCTCTTAAGCCGCGTCTCAGCGACAGAACCTGTAGTTTCCGAACGCCGCGCCTGGCCAGCGAAGCGAATAGCACTGGCGCTGGCCTTCTCAGATGCAAGGCGGCCTCGACTCCGCGCCAAACAGACCTACGGTCGGCCGCGTCGCGCCAAGCGCGGCAAACTTGAGCCGCTCTTCCTCTTTCGCGCACTGGCAACCTTTCAAATATTAAAGCTAACAATTCCGGGTATAACCTCGAGATGTGAGTCCCCTGCGGTTCCGGGACAGGCTCCGGCACGTGAGCCGTCGACAAGTGCGGCCGATGGAGCCTATAAGGCGCGGTGCGGTTCTTCCGCCTCGTCGTGCTCGGCAGCTCGGTCAGGCCGAGGCGCTCGTCGCGCCAGGACAACACTTCCTCCGTCCACGCACTCATGGCACTACACTATAACATGACACGGGTTTAGATCGGACCGGTTTTCGGTGAAATCGAGCGGTGGGCGAGCGAGCGACCGTCCCGCTCGGCGTGTGATCGTGCACTGGCGGCGAAGAGTGGCCCCCGCCCGCCGCTCGCTCGCTATTGGTCGCGGTCGGCAGCACGTGACGCGCGGCGTATCGATTCGGAGGCTCTGCGGCGGCATTTTTAAGTTGGCGGGCCGAGAGCCCGCCTTCGTCCCGCGCGGCCCGCTACGCCCGCCTCATAGACTATACACGTAGCCGACGGTGCAGGCTCTTTATTTAGATATAAGAATATAAATTTCTACGTCTTAATCTTAACGCATTTTAGGCTTAGCCATTTTAATATATTAACAGTAATTTACACTTAGACAATAATCTTCTCAAGCAACATTCTGcttcctgaaataaaaataaacgttttgcTGCATTGCATTTAGGATCTCCCGCCCCCCGGGATTTCCACCCTGCCGGCAAATCCGTGCCTCCatgtgatttagcgttccggtacgatgccgtgtagcaaccaaaggggtatgggttagCCCACTTTCATCTTGCTAGTCCTTTGACTCGTAACCAAAAACCCAACAAAATAGAGAGCGATGGGCATGAACGCGAGTAACGCAGCCACACTACGTCTCTGCCTCCTTTTCTCGCTACTTCTCGTGCACAGACCacaacctaatagccggacacccccgatcgccaagcttaggcagttagcataaaagtcggcccatgCACGTTCGGTAGGTACCCACATTCCGCACATTgacttgattacgtgacttttgagtccaccaatcacaacataGCATTTTCCCCTGTCCCCAGCCAAcatttacgattttgttttcatgcaaaaccttgtatatgcgtacaaTTGAGGTTGAATTCCCTATGTTCCCATGCCCCACGGGCAGTGTGTGGCCGAGGGGTTAGGCATAAATCAACATTATTTTTCTTCGCTTGCTCTATGACCATAGTGATAAGGCGGCAAAACAACTCAGCGCGCCGTATATTTTCGTTCGCGTTGCACTTGCCGACGGTTTAGGACCAGTTTATTGAGACCTCTATCACTGGCCGCGACAGCCTTTATCAGTTTGGGTTAAGGAAATCATGGGGCTATGACACAGGTCTCGCATACTGGGCGCCTGATAACATCAGCCAACTATTACAAGGGCAACCGGTTGCTGGCTGAATATGATATTCGAAATTCGAATTGAATCGGCCCAGAAAGGAACGCGGCGTAGactaacctacctacttaaaattttacattaattttgaagatattctaaattctaatagatacctatatcaacttttctagtaggtagataggtacatagtaacaaaaaagttaagtaggtattcataaaaaataagtacttaagtaacctaggtaggttttttttttaattcagatacaagttagcccttgactgcaatctcacctgatggtaagttatgatgcagtctaagatgatagcgggctaacctggaaggggtatggcagtttttattaaacccatacccctttggtttctacacggcatcgtaccggaacgctaaatcgcttggcggcacggctttgccggtagggtggtaactagccacggccgaagcctcccaccagaccagaccagaaatttagaaattataaaattccaaacccctgccaggaatcgaacccgggacctcccactattaagaccacagcgctcaccactgcgccagggaagtcgtcgaacgttgtaggtacctagatttATGAGAAATTAAAAGAATTTAATGGCTTATGGCAGGGTTAGCACATACCTAGCACCAAacatgaaaattgtaaataggtaggtaagtaagtaggatataggtacctacctacctacctaattgctgattttaggtacctaggttcTTACCTACTGtgttttaaatctttttaaatattatttaaaataaatttgcaacaatatatttttaggtaagtaagtaggaaGGTAGTAATTCACTGTTATAACTATCTAAAAACtagtaaaaagtaaataaaaattataatcacataaccctcctttgggcttcgaaGCGGTCGGTTAAAAAATACGCGCACAAAAATACACGCATTCCcctattttgaaaaatgtaggtTACCTAGGTAAATGCTAAATGTAGGTAACCTGCCTAGTTCTATGTGCTTTTTGGGtcttaaaaaataagtaagacttgcttaaaaataaaataaaacattttgataATCATGATAGGTTGGTATGGTAATGCATCCAGTACCTATCCATAAGGTACGagctttaattataatataaaataaaaataagtcggccatgtttaaattataatacagGTATACTGACTCACACATACAAATTTCTATAAGCAGAGCTCTGTGTTTTAAACAGAATAGGAAGTTTTAAAAAGTAAAGCGAAAATAAATCTTAACTGTTAAACAATAACGTTCTAAATTGATAAGCAAAAACAATAGTTACACATCAGAGGGTTCAATGTTTTGTTCATACTGAAATAAGCATCTTActccaaaaaaataaagtttaaagtcCTCTGTATATTAACAACACAACAGATATCATTAGTACAAAGAAAATATACCTTATGTAATTGTGATAAGCTTCAAAtttgtacaaaatatttataggGCAAACACAAAATGTAAATCAGCTGTTGCGCTAGTGTGCGCGTGGAACGTCGTGCGTGCAGTAGAGCCGGCCGTTCCACTTGACTCGTTCTGTTTTTGAAATTACAAACTTTTTTAATCGTTGAGAAATaaatttacaataaattatcATAATTTTATGGCGAcacaatttttaacaatatcCACCTTTggtataaaattgaataaaaaaatacttaggtaagtaggtagtacctaagtaggtaacattttttaattactcaccattttttaaaaaactaaaccgACTGACGTTTAGGACGGAGCCCTCATTGACAAAAGGTGAAACAAACGTGATGAAAGAAACGCttatagtaggtagatattattagcgccattttagtgacgtcagcactagactgatgtttcgagctgatggtatagtttttatttcggctgacgtcaaaatgacgtcatttcgatgttaatgagacatggttccagcgcaatagcaatttgcgggactcattTGAGTGAGTGAGAATGCACTCTTTTACGTTCGTACGAGGTACGAACAGAGTGAATAGAACGAGTTTTGTTTGCCTGTATTCTAACTTCCGAGATTACAACAGCAACGTTTCAAACTTGTTCCAAATTCcattttttaaaaagaacagAAATTCGAAATTCGAACACTCCACTAGCATTCTTTGACTACCTATGTTCCTTGAAGCCAGGAGTCCGGTATGACTCACAACTGACGAGTATGTTGACCacacaatatttttttccaGGATATTGACTGTGAACTGGCATCTTTGACGAATTCACTTAATTTTTCCTCTTGCTTAAAAAAAccaatttataataaaggtttGTATTAGCAAGGTCAACCTATAGTAAAAAACCTACTTTTATCAACctaattcaaaaaaatattcaatgtaTCCAAAGGAAAAGAATTGGAGATAGAattatttttgaataatttcaatattgatGTTTTATGTATAACAGTATAACTGAACACTGGCTACCGGCCAGAACCAATGCAATTCATGGGGGCTCATTAATTTTGTTAAACAAATTAAAGTTTATTacactactagcttatgcccgcgacttggtacgcgtggatttagatttttgaaaatcccgtgggaactctttgatttcccgggataaaaagtagtagggatgtatgtcactctccagatcttctATACCCATataaaactatacccatgcagagaatcacgttgatctgttgctccgttgcgacgtgattaaatgaAGGCCATGATTcatcattcataataatattagtaggtagatttttagggttccgtacctcaaaaggaaaaaggcacCTTAGGGCCCCTGTGCACTTATTCTATTCGATTCGTATATGTTTTCGTCAAAATACGATTTGAAGCGGCCGTCATACGAAATATACGTATGCTTGTACAATGTACACTCATTTGATTCATTtattttgacggatccgtaTAAATACGAATCAAGTGAGTGTACAAGCATACGCTATGACGGCCACTTTGAATCGTATTTTACGAATAtgaatacgaatcgaatacgaatgagtgcacaaacgccctcataggatcacttcgatgTCTGACAAGATCCGTCTAGGctagggaatcaaaacctatagatagggtagggtactttccgttgacctagaaccatgaaaggcaggtagcaatgtcttatagtacctagcacaagtaaagagaagaatccgaaaaccgtaaattcgTGGTTAAAAAAATGGTATTTTTGTTAAATGATGATGGAACTGAAATGTTTCACTTTACGATTGTCCGGTTTTTACAGGCATGGCCGTAGCCAGGGGGAGGGCTCTGACTTCTGGAGGTACAGGGTCTATTTAGTTTTCTCAGTCCTGTGTGTGATCAGACAACTCGATATTATGGTGACCCTATTGAGTCTACGCAACTTGACAGAAAGCAGTTTTTGTGCCTGTTTTTTCCCGCCTACCTGAGCTGCCATATGGTACCTACATAACCCTCACATACGTAAAAACAACCATAGCTTTACTCACATTAGGTATAATTTTGAATGAAGTTATTATAGATATtgtataaggtaggtaggtacctacctatctagatGCTAGGCATTACAAACTCAACAATACAATCCGTAGATCTGGGTAGGTAGGAGGTAGGTACTTTGGGAACTTTAGTTACATAAGTTATTATaactacataaaattatttgtaattaaattttgtaaatttgtttACGATAGGCTATTCGTGGTTAGGACCTATTTGAACAAAAATCCATGGTTTTAATCAAGAAAAtcagaaaacaaaacaaaaatcatTATTCAAAGACATAAGGAAAAAAACGTCCATGAcagaatataatgttttattataaatattcgcTTCATCAAGAATcaagaataatattaatttgcaaaaataatattttgaaatgaaTGTGCACGCCATCTTGGGATGAGAGGATGCTGTATGTAAAAGCGCCATCTATTATTGAGTAGCAGTATTATTTAACAAGAGCCGGAACTAACTTGTTCTAATAAATTCTGTAAAATTACGACAGATGGCGTGCTTTACAGTTAGCATAtttgctttataatattatgaatacccGGGCGTTTGCTAATGcgctaaaaaaaataattattgtgcttaAACGTCCTAAAACCATCTTTTAGCATTTACGTCCACCAATGAAACCAATTTAAGGTACGTCGGTTGGTTGGATTCAAAAGTATATAACGCACAACAGAAACATTTTTTCTGTTTGTCAAGAATAcgcaatataggtacctaggtacattattattattcagtaatttaaataatagaatTACAGGCTTAAAAttgttgaaataaaatacaaacaaagACTAGTGTTGATTCGCGTCGTAGGCAACTCTTGTAACTTAAAGTGCGCTTTCGtgtagtaaataggtacattataagcTGGCAACATTACTGCAGGGACGGACTgaaacttttactttttataatttactagttgattcccgcgacttcatccgcgtggatttaggtttttaaaaatcccgtaggaactctttgattttccgggatataaagtagcccaAGTTACTTActctctaggtaggtacctacttatttcactAGGTATACCTTTGCAAAAAAGCACGTCGATCCGTTCGTTGCGATgagattgaagtacaaaccaacaaacaaacacacttccgcatattttacaactagatgatgcctgcgacttcgtccgcttggatttaggtttttaaaaatcccgtgggaactctttgattttccgggataaaaagcctatgtccttgcccGGGATCAGCggtgatgcaagctatatctgtaccaaatttcgtcaaaatcggttgaacggatgggccgtgaaaggctagcagacagacagacagacacactatcgcatttataatattagtatggatatgggtaGTAATTCGCATTACCGATGCAAAGATGATCCATACTAGTCCATCATCATGATActcatcaatccatcgccggcccacttctgagcacgggtctcctcttataATGAGAAGGTTTAGGCCttagtctgccacactggcccAGTGCTGACTGGCAGGCGAAATCATAACATTTGAGAGCTCTATGGAGAAAAGATTGAAGCTGCTGTTCAAACTTTACTACATGGTACCAATTTGATTGAAATCATGAACTTAATAGACTAAAATTCAGCACAATTTTAGTCCATTTCGCTTGGAAATGACTTCAAGTTTGTAGGTAAATACTCAAAGACcaaaatcatgaactttggagACTTaattttagcacagttttaggTCCTTTTGCATGGAAATGAGGAAATGaactgctcgattgcggtagaatgacaggtccaatgtcacgatcgtaatcacctctgattgtttgatgctcgctcactattggctacaatgcattgttgcaacaagaatagcacaaattcagtcaatcaccacaactgagattgtaataatgaccgatgcaggttttacgaattCGACCTACAGTATTCAGTGGGCCAAAATGTCCGGATTAAAGGAAAAAGCATGAGAAGTTGATCAGAAAGGTACCTAATAACATCAAATACTATTTCTATATCCTCGCTGAATAACATCGTATTATTTGCTATCCGTCTTAATTGGTTAATTATTCCTAACACAAAACATTATTTTCATGTCTAAGCTTCCACTCCGCAGTCCGTCCCTGTATAAAATGTTAAGCTTAGAAAACATtacctaaaataaatcgacGGACACTTCACGGACACTTCACGACGACTTGGGACATTGAATGTGGCATCTCTAATCTTTAAACAATTTCCTAAGGTTGCCACTCATCATAACCTACTCGTATAGTCCCTATAAAGccaagtagcttatgctcgcgacttcgtccgcgtggactacacaattttcaaacccctatttcaccctctttaggggttgagttttcaaaatcctttcttagcggatgccaacgtcataatatctatctgcatgccttttagctcgatccgtccagtagtttgagctgtgcgttgatagatcaatcagtcagggTGATTGactcttttcgggaggtcggggtctCGATCCCGAGTACGCAGCgttaatttttcggagttacataattgcgttttaagcaattaaatatcactaactTGCCTTgctacggtgaaggaaaatatcgtgaggaaactcgTTCATTTTCGATTAACACGTGGGTCCTACCTATCTTTGTGACTCATCAGACTTTTTCAATTCATAGAGCTTAATACAAATTAATCAAAGTTTGttaatatgagaatatagaaaatagtttcatatttgtgccttttggggtggagaccatgggttcgtggggcgaggatgctagatccttttttaaggacctttcatcccgtctcgcggaatccacgggggaccggagggctggcagttacctcggtcagcatattagtctggccattcaatgAGGTAACGCGttggcaccctgcctcgttgcggtggtttagatgatattttcgatctgtaatttttacgttcaaTTGTTTAAATTCAATCTAAATAGTTAAATGATTGAGCTTTTCACGACTTATCAGTTTTTAAAttgatagcttttcacgattgatgatttttttaaattgacacgattgatgaaatttttaaattgatagATAGACCTTTTCACGATTGGTGAAATCTTTAAATTGACAGAGCTTTTCACGATTgatgaaatttttaaattgatagAGCTTTTCACGAttgacgattttttttaaattgacagAGCTTTTCACGATTgatgaaatttttaaattgatagAGCTTTTCATGATTGgtgaaatttttaaattgatagAGCTTTTCGCgattgatgattttttaaattgatagaGCTTTTCACGATTGATGAAATTTTTGAATTGATAGAGATTTTCACTTTtgatagaatttttaaattgataGAGCTTTTCGCGATTACAGCTTTTCAAGGTTGATCAGTTTCTTTAATTAATGCAGCTTTGATTTAGATCAGAATTTTTCAATTAATAGAGCTTTTCACGATCGCAATTTGTTAATTGATagattttgaacaattttattaaattgagtTTTTATTTGATACAACTTTTCAG harbors:
- the Ppa gene encoding F-box/LRR-repeat protein 14: MSAWTEEVLSWRDERLGLTELPSTTRRKNRTAPYRLHRPHLSTAHVPEPVPEPQGTHISRLYPELLALIFERLPVRERGRAAQVCRAWRDAADRRSVWRGVEAALHLRRPAPVLFASLARRGVRKLQVLSLRRGLRDAVAALPGLESLSLSGCYSVTDAALASAFAAELPALRRLDLSLCKQVTDSSLGRIAQSLKNLEELELGGCCNVTDTGLLLIAWGLRKLRRLNLRSCWHVNDDGIAHLCGGGEARGTPELEHLGLQDCQRLTDEALKHTATGLPKLKSINLSFCVAVTDAGLRHLARLPHLEDVNLRACDGVSDAGVAHLAESGRLRALDVSFCDKVGDEALSHATLGLSGLRSLSLSACRLTDEGLERVARLSQLETLNIGQCTRVTDRGLRALGEGLRNLKAIDLYGCTCITPQGLDHIVKLPRLSVLNLGLWHVR